In Cryptomeria japonica chromosome 1, Sugi_1.0, whole genome shotgun sequence, the sequence GATGCAAATAAATGATCGATATCAGATGGTCAGGATGCAAATGGAGCGATCTCAAGGATCTAAGAAATAATCACCACCACCTAAAAACATACTAGAGTACCATCACATTGGTACTAAGCGAGGAGGAGTTGCTGACGAAGGACCTCCGAAAGAGGAAAGCCAAAACTTAAGCTAAAACAACCAAATCTTAATGCTAAAAATGGCCAAACTAAGCCTAGAAGGCTTAGAGAAGAAGATAAGGCTAACTCTGAGgggattaataaaattttattcctATTAATATGCAatgaatatgaaaatataaatacctatatatccatgtatatatgTTTTAGTTGGAATGATATATATGAATACatgtctatatacatatgcatattcctATATACCATTGCATACTGCTAGTCATAAAATCTTACGTATTATCTGATActatatatcaaatatatatacatatgaatagaTTGTGTATATCTATGAGTAATATTAATGGTTTATACCTATACAAATGACTCTATACTTTATGTATATAACCATATTGTTATCTAGCAGGGTATAAATAAGTATTGGATTATGACTTGAATGCATACCTATATATATGATAGGAACTGCTAATCAGATTATAGGTGTTAATTGTATACCTATATAATGAGAggataggtatatatatatatatatatatatatatatatatatatatatatatatatatatatatatgtatatgtatatgtatatgtatatgtatatgtatatgtatatgtatatgtatatgtatatgtatatgtatatgtatatgtatatgtatatgtagtcacataaatctgtcgaattaattaaatgaatacttagtatttatttgattatttaaccatcaattaataattaattaaattaatatttaattaattcatcttaaccctcttctcctattaattaaataaattatttgatttatttgatttaattcacttaaccaaattcagaccattaattaaataaataaatcatatttatttaattaaatattctctcacatttaaataaattaatatttatttaaatcccccaaaatcccacctctcacatttaaataaattaacatttatttaaatcacctttatcctctacccacttgcattttcctacaaatgcaagttgcacaattattttaaataaataatttatttaaatcacctttatcctccacccacttgtattttcctacaaaagcaagttgcacaactattttaaataaattatttatttaaaatcctatttatcctcacccatttgaaacctttaatggtttcccttaaagtcttcaaaacttaatggctttaaagtcttcaaacttgatggcttccttctatagtcttcttaagcctttaatggtttcccttaaagtcttcaaacttaatggcttcccttaaagtcttcttaagactttaattgcttcccttaaagtcttcaagcctttaatggtttccctcaaagtcttcaagcattttaaatgctttatcttcatttttctcatttaaataaattaatatttatttgaatatttatccaaatgcaaattacaccatttaattgaaataaatgattttattttaattgaaaataccaaaatttctcccacttgcattttcctacaaaatccacttgcatgcctaaaccccttctagaattttctaatcacttctaaataacctaaccccttctctaaactttgtcacattcctaagcaaaagggaagtcacttctcaaaccctcaaagtctttgataaccattaaaggctttcaaccttcaaccactaaatggctcaaagtctttgataaccattgaaggctttcaaccttcaaccacttaatccccaaagtctccaataaccattaatggttacctcaaaccctcccacatggttaaaacattttttttgattcaacctctacccaacccaaaggtctcatcaggccattaatgctttgaccatgattatctcttaaacatttgcacaaaggtttatccttggattaactcttaatccagtgggtaatcttaatttggacttgacccttagcctctagataaccatgaggtcttctcaggcctttaattcctcgaacctcttctctcaacccaatcctatgttgacacttgtcaccattttattggtgccaattgtgcacatggatccccaactttcaaacttggcccttgattaaaccattcaatcttaacccttcatttccccatttcttctataaatagaacccttctcctcaagcaaaagagaagcattagagtattgttgttatactggcattagcatagagctttttcatagcatcactatctacacttgcatagcatttgcttatcatattcaaccatcttgaatctccatatggcatccatggctagtgctaaaagctgagaccTACACTCATTtcggacttggagaggagaggaacaagggaggagcaactatgagcatcttgattagctattttattctatgtttatatgctttctatttcatgcttaatatctctcttgatatgcctgtttaggataatcttttgttgctaacactaacgtttgtttcttgtgctcttgtgtgtgttgccatcaaacagattttctaatcctttttgcagagcatcaatatatatatatatatatgaatgagtggctgagaatatataaatttatatgtatatataaatacatatacctgTATGAATTTGTATGGGAATAACAGTATATAAATATGACTCCTATGAATAtcatcatatatatgcatatatatgtaattatatgtatatatgtgtgtgacacattatatatacatatatatagttctatatacatgtatatatatctgaatatgaatatatgtatctatatctaaatgggagtatatatatatatatatatatatatatatatgaatatataaaaataagtgagtatatatatgaatatatatgatgCTTTTGCCTAGGATTTTAAACTCCACACCCATTGCTCCTAGGTGAGCTAGCTCAGCTGATCGGCTGTTTCCTTGTTTACATGTGATGTTGTTCAACCTTTAAGAAAAGACCTAAGAAAAGAGCTTCAGGGAAGATGAATGTCATCTGCTCCCAAGTTAGCTAACTCATGAGCCCTTTTGTTGCCCTCCCTATAGATATGATTTATCATGAATCTCTCATAACCCTTGCATAACTCAATGGCCCATGTTAATAGAGAGTTGAGTCTCCAATTAGGAATACTACCTTTTCTTAGAGCATTGATAGTAattgttgagtccccttcaatatCCAAATTCTTCACACCCATCTTTTTGCAAAGATTGAGGCCTTCCAGCAGGGTGACCAATTCAACCCAGTTATTAGTCTTGATACCTATAGGGTGAGCCCTGAGAAAAATTTCCTTTCCTTCCCAGTTATGGATAGAACATCCTATCCCTACCACTCTTGGGTTGCCTcgggaagctccatcaaagtttagcttcagccATCCCTTACCTGGAGGATGCCACTTACATGCAACTCGTTTCCTTAGATTAGCTTCAGGGCCATCCCCTATAAAGGGTGGGATGGATAGTCCCTCCCATATCCCCTTCATCTTATCATCCCAATAAATTATTATAGCATTCTTGTTTAGACCAAAGTTGATCAAACTATTGATTTTTTTTATCATAGCAGCCTCAATTTTATTGATTACCCGATTCACctctaatttttcatttttgaaaagacacctattcctttccttccataattcCCAAATTATGGAAGATGAAAGAGAAATCCATAAGCCTTCAAAAATATAGCCTCTTCTTAGGATGGGCTAGGCTTTAAGCATTCCTAAAATAGTTTGGGGAAACGAAGAGGACTGCCTTGTTTCTAGGTAAACCATACCCAATATTGGTTAGCATAGTTGCAATTGAGGAGGAGGTGGTTTGTGTCTTCTTCATCGTTTTCACAAAGAGGGCATCTACTAGGTCACTCATATCTCATCCTCCTAAATTTATTAGCAGTTAGGAGCTTATTCTGGAGAGCAAGCCATGTGAAGACTCTAGCCTTGGATAGGCAATACTTATCCCAACAGAATTTCAAAGGTAGCTCAGTCTTGGGTCTAAGTTGATCTTTAGTGATGTGAtaatacccatccttggagttataTTCCCCATTCATGGAGCCATCCCACACAAATGTATCCTTTCCTAGACTAAAGGAGATGTTTCTCACTCTAAGAATTCCCATGAGTTTGTCAATGTCACTTATAGGGATATCCTCGTCCTCTCTAACAATACATTGCCACCCCGCTCCATCCTCTGAGGGGGAAATGTAGTTCCCAATCAATTTCCCTCTATTTTATTCTAGGAGTGCTCTTGTAGGCCCAAAGTCTTGTATTTCCTCGATCACCTTATACCCTCCCCAAGAGTCTAACCAAAACAAGGCATCTTCCCCTGACGCTAGGTTCCAAGTGAGTTTATATGTGATAATATTTCTACATTCCAGCATAAAGTTCCATATGTGAGAGCCTCTTGCTAGATTGTTTTCTCTAAATATATGGATAGGGTTATCTTTATTAaggtatttatggtacaatattctAGCCCATTTTAAGTGGGGATGCTTTAACATTCACCAAACTAACTTAGCCCCAAGTGCCCTGCTTTGGTCACGGATTTTTTTAATGCCGGCACCTCCTTCTTCTTTTGGTCTGTAAATCTTATCCCATGATAGAAGTGATAATTTCTTTTCTTCACTAGCACCTTGTCAAAAGAAAGTCCTAAGGTATTTATTTAGCTCATCATGTTTATTTGTTGATACATTGTAACAAGAAAGTTGGTAAATGGACATTGCTGCCAGAACTCATTTTACCAAGGTTGCCCTGACTGCCGAGGACAGCCATTTCTCTTTCCAAGTGTTAGTTTTTATCTTGATTGTCTCCACCATTTGGTCCCACGAAATAGATGTCATGTTTCCCTTATCTAGAGGGATGCCTAAATATTTGTAAGGAAGGAGACTAGGCTTGATCTCCAAGAACCTGCATATCTCTTCCTCGGATGCAGATTCTATGTTAAACGTGAACACGACTGACTTCTTCAAGTTGACCTCTTGACCCAAGGCTTCCATATAGGATTTGAGGATACCTTTGAAGGCCCTTGCTTCCCTAATGTCACCTCACCCAAAAagcattgtatcatcaacaaattgctggtgggtaatgGGAGTTAGAACACTGGTAATGGATAAACCTATGATTCCCCCCTCTACCCTAGCTTTTGAGATAGACCTACCAAGAGCCTTTGccattatgatgaagaggaaaggagacaTAGGGTCTCCCTTCCTAAGGCCCCTAGAACTACAAAAAAACCTTCAGGAGTGCCATTGACCATGatagagaatttgggggtggatatgcattcaaaaataaggttgatccaagatttggtaaatccaaatgcttccaaacatttgcataaaaGTCTCCAATCTACTTTGTTGTAAGCTTTACTAATATCTAATTTGACCAGCATACTTGGTGTTCCATTAAGCTAGACTAAATGAATAGCTTCCTGAGCTATGATTACCTCATCATAGATTGATTTATCGAGCACAAAGCCTATTTATTCTTCGCTAACGATGATAGGGAGAAGTTTCTGAAGTCTAGTTGCTAGAGTTTTGGTAAGTAGTTTATAAAGGGTATTACATAGGGCTATGGGCCTATATTCATTAAAGCTATCAAGTTTCTCTTTTTTCGGAATCAGAACTaagaaagtattgttgatctccttcAGTATCGTACCAGAGCTTCTAACACCTTCTAAGGCCTCTGTTATCTCTGGACCCATAaatccccaacatttttggaaaaaattgGTTGAGAAGCTATCTGGGCAGGTATACCATTATTACTATTGATAGAAACTAttcaatataataattaatataaattatttattataaattGATATAATATTAGTAcataatttgaaaatatttttcttttaattctcTATTAGGTATATCTATGATTTTGGTTGGAGATTTGGGCTAGTTACCTCCAGTCAGTGATAGTCCAACATATGACAGCAATAGATGGGAAATGTTATTATGGGATGAATTCAAAATTGTGGCAACTTTAGACAATATATCTAGATAGGATGGAGAAAACACCCAACAACAAAGATTTcatcaacttttgacaaatctaagagatgcaaaccCAATAATTGATGAttcaaagttgcttatgacaaGAATCCCTATTAAGTTGGATGTTGCAACCAATGACAAGTTTGACAATGCCATCCATTTTTTCTCTACAAATTAAAATATCCATAATAATAACAAGGAAATGTTATATTCCTTGAGGCATCATTTTGCACATAGTGTTGCAACAAAAACAATAAGTGTGAATGCAATagaagatttttcaaatgatgaactTGATCTAGAGTTATTGATCAATAAAAATTCAAGGGTGATGTTGACTTCAAATATTTGGATAGATACAGGTCTTGTAAATGGAGCTTTGGGGTATATTTGAAAGACTATCTACAAACTAGGGTGTGCTCCACCTGAACCACCTACATATGCAATGGTTAAATTTGAGAATAATTCTGGAATGTCATTTGATGATCATCATCTGAATACAATTCCAATAGTAGCAATACAGAGGGGTGGAATAGTTGAATTATCATTAAGATTGGCATGGGCAATGAGAATACATAAATCTCAAGGATTGACTCTTTCAAAAGCTACAATTGATATAGGACCAAGAGAAAGAACATGATTGACATTTGTAGCAATATCTCATGTCAAGTCTCTATAATGCCTTAGAATAATGCCACCATTCACATATGATCGTTATGAAAAAATGTAAAATACAAACAACTTTCCAAGCGTAAACCTGAAGAAAATagaatcaaaattttagaagataatttgatgtaatatattttttttcaaattttcttaaatTAGAGATGAATAATTTTTTTCCTAAATGTGTTTTATGGAAAATGTTCTTTCTTGTTAAGTTTTTTAAGAAATGTTGTCCAAAATTTAGAGCGAAAACTAGTTTAAAATTTGTGGACAATATAATTATGTAGAAGTTTTATAGTACAGTTTATAAAAATGTCGAGACTAAAAATCTTATTATTattgatgaattaataaaatactaattttttatttttaagatacATTCAAATCGGATTTGAGCATGCTTATGATTCCATAACCTAAGAAATCAAAGGGTATAGTCAATTTCAAATTATAATcgattggaattttttttttcttctatgtTAAACATTATATCTTCCTATTTTTTAATTTGGTTAACTAAGTTTATTTTTCTTCTATATGAAGATTAAAGTTATTATTTAATGCCACGATATATTTAATGTTTTTACCTTTTTCAATTTTATACCATATCAGAATGTGCAAGGTGCTGAcaaataaacacatttacattcaaCCACCAAAATGGGATTGCTCGATCCTAAGGCCAATTGATTCCACTACATTAGCACACATTTTCTCTATTCATTGTTTGTATGCTGAATAATGCTTCAGGTTCATATTGGGTGAAGAATTTCTTTGAAATGGTTGTAACATAATATGGTACTCTAATATTGTGTCATGTTGTTTATCGAACTGCGTGTACCTGGTCCATAATTCAAAATTAATGGAGAAGTTAGCATATGCACATATTAAAGATTGTTTCCTTCCATCGATTGGTTATAATGAAGCTATTGGTGCTTATGATGCAACTAACCATGATGCTCCTCTGAGGGAGTCTATTCTCCCATGACATGTTGAAAGAAATTTATGTAGCTTCTTGCATTTACAATGCTCTACAAGTGCGCATGAACAATAATTGTTCATTGGTTTTTACGCATTCCCTAACAGCACTAGTGCCCAGTTGGGTCATTATCTAGCAACTAGAGTTTCTAATATCTCCAAAGCACTGATGTTTTTGTATATACATATTCCTTCTTAGCCAACTGTTATATCATGAGT encodes:
- the LOC131857372 gene encoding uncharacterized protein LOC131857372, with protein sequence MKGIWEGLSIPPFIGDGPEANLRKRVACKWHPPGKGWLKLNFDGASRGNPRVVGIGCSIHNWEGKEIFLRAHPIGIKTNNWVELVTLLEGLNLCKKMGVKNLDIEGDSTITINALRKGSIPNWRLNSLLTWAIELCKGYERFMINHIYREGNKRAHELANLGADDIHLP